In the Arachis ipaensis cultivar K30076 chromosome B10, Araip1.1, whole genome shotgun sequence genome, one interval contains:
- the LOC107622418 gene encoding B3 domain-containing transcription factor VRN1-like isoform X3 — protein MVPSNCQQNKHSPSNSTVIRFFKVILRKTLQDENFKLPKKFTRIYGSGLSNPLYLKPPDGTEWRVDWINQDGGILFKQGWKEFVAYYSLDDGYVLWFEYNIGTSHIEVQICDMSGLQIKYPVNDQIKEHPPQHRGHPVKRPKEQQTIDVDNSPNTQNMRLNEGRQEKRLNEPMSGVGGQSRKKLRAPVSSASKGRQLESDTQIRESIKSKKKNHKMPVNQDSNGKRNRKRKDSESSVRPCLARPKSLKEAKFKWEKPSFIIKIKQLSQTRAPCYFSTKFFRKYFVNNPQNANIRFGKKLFPVKLIYRPSSCDAFISAGWNFFARASKLQAGDVCLFKLVNRKDPVLDVHICRRQRRESLSKPVTHGIQLLKEVEELNSQNPSFMVKIKDSDPRRSRPNLSAIFYRKYFKKNQQNVKLQFGKKLWPVTIIYNPSSRNTFISAGWSSFARASKLEAGDVCVFELINEKDLFNVHVCRVQC, from the exons ATGGTTCCCTCTAACTGTCAACAAAACAAGCATTCTCCTTCTAATTCTACTGTGATCCGTTTCTTTAAGGTTATCCTCAGAAAAACTCTTCAAGATGAAAACTTT AAGTTACCAAAAAAGTTCACCAGAATATATGGTTCTGGTCTATCAAACCCGTTGTATCTTAAGCCTCCTGATGGTACTGAATGGAGAGTAGATTGGATCAATCAAGATGGTGGAATTTTGTTTAAACAAGGTTGGAAAGAGTTTGTTGCATATTACTCTCTTGATGATGGCTATGTGTTATGGTTTGAGTATAATATTGGAACTTCTCACATTGAAGTACAAATATGTGACATGAGTGGCCTCCAAATAAAGTATCCTGTCAATGATCAGATCAAAGAGCACCCGCCACAACACAGGGGCCATCCGGTGAAAAGGCCAAAAGAACAACAAACTATAGACGTGGATAACAGTCCCAACACTCAAAACATGAGACTTAACGAGGGACGGCAGGAGAAAAGATTGAATGAACCAATGTCAGGAGTCGGGGGCCAATCGAGGAAAAAACTGAGAGCACCAGTGTCATCTGCTTCTAAAGGTAGACAGTTGGAAAGTGACACACAAATCAGAGAAAGTAttaaatctaaaaagaaaaaccaTAAGATGCCTGTCAATCAAGATTCTAATG gcaaaagaaatagaaaaagaaaagattctGAATCTTCTGTTAGGCCCTGTCTTGCAAGACCTAAATCTCTGAAAGAAGCTAAGTTCAAGTGGGAAAAGCCCTCTTTCATCATCAAGATAAAGCAACTGTCTCAAACGAGAGCACCATGT TACTTTTCAACTAAATTCTTCAGGAAGTATTTTGTAAATAATCCACAAAATGCAAATATAAGGTTTGGAAAGAAGTTGTTCCCTGTTAAGTTGATCTATAGGCCATCATCATGTGATGCCTTTATCTCTGCTGGTTGGAACTTTTTTGCTCGAGCTAGTAAATTACAAGCCGGAGATGTTTGTTTGTTTAAGCTCGTCAATAGAAAAGATCCAGTGCTTGATGTTCATATTTGTCGTCGACAACGCCGCG AGTCACTTTCCAAACCAGTGACTCATGGGATTCAGCTCCTGAAAGAAGTTGAGGAGCTCAATTCACAGAATCCCTCTTTCATGGTCAAGATAAAAGACAGTGATCCAAGAAGATCAAGGCCT AACTTATCAGCTATCTTCtacagaaaatattttaaaaagaatcaGCAGAATGTAAAGTTACAGTTCGGAAAGAAGTTGTGGCCTGTTACGATAATCTACAATCCGTCGTCAAGAAACACCTTTATTTCGGCTGGTTGGAGCTCTTTTGCTAGAGCAAGTAAATTAGAAGCTGGAGATGTTTGTGTTTTTGAGCTCATCAATGAAAAAGATCTGTTTAATGTTCATGTCTGTAGAGTCCAATGCTAG
- the LOC107622418 gene encoding B3 domain-containing transcription factor VRN1-like isoform X5 — protein sequence MKTLFITLQKLPKKFTRIYGSGLSNPLYLKPPDGTEWRVDWINQDGGILFKQGWKEFVAYYSLDDGYVLWFEYNIGTSHIEVQICDMSGLQIKYPVNDQIKEHPPQHRGHPVKRPKEQQTIDVDNSPNTQNMRLNEGRQEKRLNEPMSGVGGQSRKKLRAPVSSASKGRQLESDTQIRESIKSKKKNHKMPVNQDSNGKRNRKRKDSESSVRPCLARPKSLKEAKFKWEKPSFIIKIKQLSQTRAPCYFSTKFFRKYFVNNPQNANIRFGKKLFPVKLIYRPSSCDAFISAGWNFFARASKLQAGDVCLFKLVNRKDPVLDVHICRRQRRESLSKPVTHGIQLLKEVEELNSQNPSFMVKIKDSDPRRSRPNLSAIFYRKYFKKNQQNVKLQFGKKLWPVTIIYNPSSRNTFISAGWSSFARASKLEAGDVCVFELINEKDLFNVHVCRVQC from the exons ATGAAAACTTT GTTCATAACATTGCAGAAGTTACCAAAAAAGTTCACCAGAATATATGGTTCTGGTCTATCAAACCCGTTGTATCTTAAGCCTCCTGATGGTACTGAATGGAGAGTAGATTGGATCAATCAAGATGGTGGAATTTTGTTTAAACAAGGTTGGAAAGAGTTTGTTGCATATTACTCTCTTGATGATGGCTATGTGTTATGGTTTGAGTATAATATTGGAACTTCTCACATTGAAGTACAAATATGTGACATGAGTGGCCTCCAAATAAAGTATCCTGTCAATGATCAGATCAAAGAGCACCCGCCACAACACAGGGGCCATCCGGTGAAAAGGCCAAAAGAACAACAAACTATAGACGTGGATAACAGTCCCAACACTCAAAACATGAGACTTAACGAGGGACGGCAGGAGAAAAGATTGAATGAACCAATGTCAGGAGTCGGGGGCCAATCGAGGAAAAAACTGAGAGCACCAGTGTCATCTGCTTCTAAAGGTAGACAGTTGGAAAGTGACACACAAATCAGAGAAAGTAttaaatctaaaaagaaaaaccaTAAGATGCCTGTCAATCAAGATTCTAATG gcaaaagaaatagaaaaagaaaagattctGAATCTTCTGTTAGGCCCTGTCTTGCAAGACCTAAATCTCTGAAAGAAGCTAAGTTCAAGTGGGAAAAGCCCTCTTTCATCATCAAGATAAAGCAACTGTCTCAAACGAGAGCACCATGT TACTTTTCAACTAAATTCTTCAGGAAGTATTTTGTAAATAATCCACAAAATGCAAATATAAGGTTTGGAAAGAAGTTGTTCCCTGTTAAGTTGATCTATAGGCCATCATCATGTGATGCCTTTATCTCTGCTGGTTGGAACTTTTTTGCTCGAGCTAGTAAATTACAAGCCGGAGATGTTTGTTTGTTTAAGCTCGTCAATAGAAAAGATCCAGTGCTTGATGTTCATATTTGTCGTCGACAACGCCGCG AGTCACTTTCCAAACCAGTGACTCATGGGATTCAGCTCCTGAAAGAAGTTGAGGAGCTCAATTCACAGAATCCCTCTTTCATGGTCAAGATAAAAGACAGTGATCCAAGAAGATCAAGGCCT AACTTATCAGCTATCTTCtacagaaaatattttaaaaagaatcaGCAGAATGTAAAGTTACAGTTCGGAAAGAAGTTGTGGCCTGTTACGATAATCTACAATCCGTCGTCAAGAAACACCTTTATTTCGGCTGGTTGGAGCTCTTTTGCTAGAGCAAGTAAATTAGAAGCTGGAGATGTTTGTGTTTTTGAGCTCATCAATGAAAAAGATCTGTTTAATGTTCATGTCTGTAGAGTCCAATGCTAG
- the LOC107622419 gene encoding B3 domain-containing protein At4g01580-like — MASFIFQTNKHSPSSLSCFFKIGLKKSLEDGNLKLTKKFSKKYGDSLPNPVYLKPPDGTAWKIDWSLYDGVILFENGWKEFASYYSLDNGHMLYFEYNETSNIEVRIFDIISGSEIDYPSLDHIGHDNSIEILNELPPRGWPRKTEVSSPSTSKRLRSSVKTGDVEKGPDEQNWMQCCKNEEASQSEETSLKMPTIQSARVDPDSM; from the exons ATGGCTTCCTTTATTTTCCAAACAAACAAACATTCTCCTTCCTCTCTGAGCTGTTTCTTTAAGATTGGTCTCAAAAAAAGCCTTGAAGATGGAAACCTT AAGTTAACAAAAAAGTTCAGTAAGAAATATGGTGATAGTCTTCCAAATCCAGTGTATCTGAAGCCTCCAGATGGCACTGCATGGAAGATAGATTGGTCTTTGTATGATGGTGTGATTCTATTTGAAAATGGTTGGAAAGAATTTGCTTCATATTACTCTTTGGATAATGGCCATATGCTGTATTTTGAGTACAATGAAACTTCTAACATTGAAGTACGCATTTTTGACATCATTAGTGGCTCTGAAATAGACTATCCTTCCTTGGATCACATCGGCCATGACAATTCGATTGAGATCTTGAATGAACTGCCGCCACGAGGCTGGCCGAGGAAAACAGAAGTATCATCTCCTTCTACAAGTAAAAGATTGAGGAGTTCTGTCAAAACTGGAGATGTAGAAAAGGGCCCTGATGAACAAAACTGGATGCAGTGTTGCAAGAATGAAGAAGCTAGTCAATCTGAAGAGACAAGTCTTAAGATGCCAACAATTCAAAGTGCCAGAGTTGATCCTGATAGTATGTAA